A genomic segment from Phragmites australis chromosome 6, lpPhrAust1.1, whole genome shotgun sequence encodes:
- the LOC133922427 gene encoding cytochrome P450 734A2-like has protein sequence MGEGIDTVAGCGWLTWRVAALAVLAWLALHVAARVADALWWRPRRLEAHFAAQGVRGPPYRFLLGSVKEMVGLMAEASSKPMSPPTSHNALPRVLAFYHYWRKIYGPTFLIWFGPTPRLTVAEPELVREIFLTRAEAFDRYEAHPVVRQLEGDGLVSLHGDKWALHRRVLTDAFYPDNLNRLVPHVGRSVAALAEKWRAMAASSGGEVEVDVAEWFQVVTEEAITRATFGRSYDDGRVVFEMQGRLMAFASEAFRKVLVPGYRFLPTKKNRQSWKLDREIRRSLTKLIARRSDEAEEEKADDAGSFRDLLGSMINDGERKTRAPSPKAIPVEDMLEECKTFFFAGKQTTTNLLTWATVLLAMHPEWQERARREVLEVCGADELPSKEHLPKLKTLGMIMNETLRLYPPAVATIRRAKMDVQLSDRCMIPRDMELLIPIMAIHHDARFWGLDAAQFNPARFANGTAGAAKHPLAFIPFGLGSRMCIGQNLARMEAKLTMSILLQRFEIRTSPSYIHAPTVLMLLYPQYGAPVIMRPRSSQSSDLAAF, from the exons ATGGGAGAAGGTATTGACACGGTGGCCGGGTGCGGCTGGCTGACTTGGCGGGTGGCGGCGCTCGCCGTGCTCGCGTGGCTGGCGCTGCACGTCGCGGCTCGTGTCGCCGACGCGCTGTGGTGGCGGCCCCGGCGGCTGGAGGCGCACTTCGCGGCGCAGGGCGTGCGCGGGCCGCCGTACCGGTTCCTGCTGGGGTCGGTGAAGGAGATGGTGGGTCTGATGGCGGAGGCCTCGTCAAAGCCCATGTCGCCGCCCACCTCCCACAACGCGCTCCCCCGCGTCCTCGCCTTCTACCACTACTGGCGGAAGATCTACG GGCCGACGTTCTTGATATGGTTCGGGCCGACGCCGCGGCTGACGGTGGCGGAGCCGGAGCTGGTGCGGGAGATCTTCCTCACGCGCGCCGAGGCGTTCGACCGCTACGAGGCGCACCCCGTCGTGCGCCAGCTCGAGGGCGACGGACTCGTCAGCCTCCACGGGGACAAGTGGGCGCTCCACCGCCGCGTCCTCACCGACGCCTTCTACCCCGACAACCTCAAC CGGCTGGTGCCCCACGTCGGCAGGTCGGTGGCGGCGCTGGCAGAGAAGTGGCGCGCGATGGCGGCGTCcagcggcggcgaggtggaggtggacgtgGCAGAGTGGTTCCAGGTGGTCACAGAGGAGGCCATCACGCGCGCCACCTTCGGCCGCAGCTACGACGACGGCCGCGTCGTGTTCGAGATGCAGGGCCGGCTCATGGCCTTCGCTTCCGAGGCCTTCCGCAAGGTCCTCGTCCCCGGCTATCG GTTCTTGCCGACTAAGAAGAATCGGCAGTCCTGGAAGCTGGACAGGGAGATACGGCGGAGCCTGACCAAGCTCATCGCCCGGCGTAGcgacgaggccgaggaggagaaggccgaCGACGCCGGCAGCTTCCGCGACTTGCTCGGTTCCATGATCAATGACGGCGAGAGGAAGACGCGGGCGCCGTCGCCGAAGGCGATTCCGGTTGAGGACATGCTGGAGGAATGTAAGACGTTCTTCTTTGCCGGGAAGCAGACCACGACGAACCTCCTGACATGGGCCACCGTGCTCCTCGCCATGCACCCGGAGTGGCAGGAGCGCGCCCGCCGAGAGGTCCTAGAAGTCTGCGGCGCCGACGAGCTCCCCTCCAAGGAGCACCTCCCCAAGCTGAAGACG CTTGGCATGATCATGAACGAGACCCTACGTTTatacccgccggcggtggccACCATCCGCCGCGCCAAGATGGACGTCCAGCTCTCGGACAGGTGCATGATCCCCCGCGACATGGAGCTACTCATCCCGATCATGGCCATCCATCACGACGCGAGGTTCTGGGGCCTGGATGCTGCACAGTTCAACCCCGCGCGATTCGCCAATGGCACTGCCGGAGCAGCGAAGCACCCCTTGGCATTCATACCGTTCGGGCTAGGTTCCCGGATGTGCATAGGCCAGAACTTGGCCCGGATGGAAGCCAAGCTCACCATGTCTATTCTGCTGCAACGCTTTGAGATCCGGACTTCTCCAAGCTACATCCACGCACCGACGGTCCTGATGCTTCTTTATCCGCAATACGGAGCACCGGTGATCATGCGTCCCCGTTCATCTCAATCGTCAGATCTAGCAGCCTTCTAG